One region of Micromonospora ureilytica genomic DNA includes:
- a CDS encoding ABC transporter substrate-binding protein: MSVPQYRKAAAVALVAGLGLSLTACSTKSDDKGSNAGGKVTITVDCQPVGAQKELLKNWNDDVAEFQKQNPDITIKSVSVGEQCNNPPDFTARLAGGTVTDVFYGYMTDLQQVLDSGQAMDISPHVNKDAISTWDSVDPALKEVFTDGGKLYAVPVKNYSMGLVYNKALFQQAGLDVNNPPKTWAEVRAAAKKISALGNGIAGYSEYSAGNTGGWHFTSLLYSQGGQVLTEDGKKADFNNAMGKQVLQNLKDMRYGDNSMGARQLLQWGDLLTNAGAGKVGMFIGAPDATQAIVSQFQGKFQDWAMAPLPGQDSAAKGTLGGGEGYFFKKDLTPEQVKAGLKWIAYQKLTPGKGQFDYARAKPQNYPVGLPQPLLFANGSDAQKQELELRKANANVDTTNFALFEATPVPIKGEPRNAQAVYAVLDGAMSGVLTNPNSNIDALLKTAEEKVNQLLAAES, translated from the coding sequence ATGTCCGTACCGCAATACCGAAAGGCTGCGGCGGTTGCGCTCGTGGCCGGCCTGGGGCTCAGCCTCACGGCATGCTCCACGAAGAGCGACGACAAGGGCTCGAACGCAGGCGGCAAGGTCACCATCACTGTCGACTGCCAGCCGGTCGGCGCCCAGAAAGAGCTGTTGAAGAACTGGAACGACGACGTCGCCGAGTTCCAGAAGCAGAACCCGGACATCACCATCAAGAGCGTCAGCGTCGGCGAGCAGTGCAACAACCCGCCGGACTTCACCGCCCGCCTCGCCGGTGGCACCGTGACCGACGTCTTCTACGGGTACATGACCGATCTCCAGCAGGTGCTCGACTCCGGTCAGGCGATGGACATCAGTCCGCACGTCAACAAGGACGCGATCTCGACCTGGGACAGCGTCGACCCGGCGCTCAAGGAGGTCTTCACCGACGGCGGCAAGCTCTACGCCGTTCCGGTGAAGAACTACTCGATGGGCCTGGTCTACAACAAGGCCCTGTTCCAGCAGGCCGGGTTGGACGTGAACAACCCGCCCAAGACCTGGGCCGAGGTCCGGGCCGCCGCCAAGAAGATCTCCGCGCTCGGCAACGGCATCGCCGGCTACTCGGAGTACAGCGCAGGCAACACCGGCGGCTGGCACTTCACCTCCCTGCTCTACTCGCAGGGCGGCCAGGTGCTGACCGAGGACGGCAAGAAGGCCGACTTCAACAACGCCATGGGCAAGCAGGTCCTGCAGAACCTCAAGGACATGCGGTACGGCGACAACAGCATGGGCGCCCGTCAGCTGCTGCAGTGGGGCGACCTGCTGACGAACGCCGGCGCGGGCAAGGTCGGCATGTTCATCGGCGCGCCGGACGCCACCCAGGCGATCGTCAGCCAGTTCCAGGGCAAGTTCCAGGACTGGGCGATGGCTCCGCTGCCCGGCCAGGACAGCGCCGCGAAGGGGACGCTCGGTGGCGGCGAGGGCTACTTCTTCAAGAAGGACCTCACGCCCGAGCAGGTCAAGGCCGGTCTGAAGTGGATCGCGTACCAGAAGCTCACCCCGGGCAAGGGCCAGTTCGACTACGCCCGGGCCAAGCCGCAGAACTACCCGGTGGGTCTGCCCCAGCCGCTGCTCTTCGCCAACGGCAGTGACGCGCAGAAGCAGGAGCTGGAGCTGCGTAAGGCGAACGCGAACGTCGACACGACGAACTTCGCGCTCTTCGAGGCGACCCCGGTCCCGATCAAGGGTGAGCCGCGCAACGCCCAGGCCGTCTACGCGGTGCTCGACGGCGCGATGTCAGGTGTGCTGACCAACCCGAACTCGAACATCGACGCGCTGCTCAAGACCGCCGAGGAGAAGGTCAACCAGCTCCTCGCCGCCGAGAGCTGA
- a CDS encoding LacI family DNA-binding transcriptional regulator — MTKRLTEVAKKAGVSEATVSRVLNGRDGVSEATRTAVLTALDVLGYERPTKLRGERARLVGLVLPELQNPIFPALAEVVTGTLAQRGYTPALCARTIGGVSEMDYVEMLLDHQVSGVIFAGGSYALADAKHDHYRRLTDRGLPVVLVNAGVDELGFPRVSTDDAVAVEQAYGHLRSLGHERIGMVLGPEGHVPSRRKLDAMMKAAGWDEGDAECVERSSFSMEGARVAATKLVERGVTGIICASDVLALGTIRAARRLGRSVPADVSVVGYDDSAFMTCTDPPLTTVRQPIETMGQAAVDLLVTQIEGAGVLQDELLFEPELVVRGSTAPAPRR; from the coding sequence GTGACCAAGCGGTTGACTGAAGTTGCCAAGAAGGCGGGCGTCAGCGAGGCCACCGTCAGCCGGGTGCTCAACGGCCGCGACGGAGTCTCCGAGGCGACCCGGACGGCCGTGCTGACGGCGTTGGACGTGCTCGGTTACGAGCGGCCGACCAAGTTGCGCGGCGAACGCGCCCGGCTGGTCGGGCTGGTGTTGCCCGAGTTGCAGAACCCGATCTTCCCTGCGCTGGCCGAGGTCGTCACCGGCACTCTGGCCCAGCGCGGCTACACCCCGGCGCTCTGTGCCCGGACCATCGGCGGGGTCTCCGAAATGGACTACGTGGAGATGCTCCTCGACCACCAGGTCTCCGGAGTGATCTTCGCTGGTGGGTCGTACGCGCTCGCCGACGCCAAACACGACCACTACCGTCGGCTGACCGACCGGGGGCTTCCGGTGGTGCTGGTCAACGCTGGTGTGGACGAGCTGGGTTTCCCCCGGGTCTCCACCGACGACGCGGTGGCGGTGGAGCAGGCGTACGGGCACCTGCGCTCGCTCGGGCACGAGCGGATCGGGATGGTGCTCGGCCCGGAGGGGCATGTGCCGTCCCGGCGCAAGCTCGACGCGATGATGAAGGCCGCCGGCTGGGACGAGGGTGACGCCGAGTGCGTCGAACGCTCCAGCTTCTCGATGGAGGGTGCCCGGGTCGCCGCGACGAAGTTGGTCGAGCGGGGCGTGACAGGCATCATCTGCGCCAGCGACGTGCTGGCGCTGGGCACGATCCGCGCGGCCCGGCGGTTGGGGCGTTCGGTGCCGGCCGACGTGTCGGTGGTGGGTTACGACGACTCCGCGTTCATGACCTGCACCGACCCGCCGTTGACCACAGTGCGGCAGCCGATCGAGACGATGGGGCAGGCCGCCGTGGATCTGCTGGTCACCCAGATCGAGGGTGCCGGCGTCCTCCAGGACGAGTTGTTGTTCGAGCCGGAGTTGGTGGTGCGGGGTTCGACCGCGCCCGCCCCCCGCCGCTAG
- a CDS encoding dihydrolipoyl dehydrogenase family protein translates to MAEPELVDVVVVGLGVGGEEVAERLAEAGLSVVGVERDLVGGECPYWGCIPSKMMIRAANALAEARRVDGLAGTAQVQPDWAPVAKRIREEATDTWDDTVAAERFIGKGGRLVRGSGRLDGPRRVRVGDQVFEARHGVVLGTGTRPSVPPIDGLADTPYWTNHQAIEVEELPESLLVLGGGAIGLELAQVFARFGVRVTVVEALDRVLAIEEPEASEVAAAALRADGVEIHTGVRAERVEHDGTRFTLRGGGGAEFTAERLLVVTGRKAHLTELGLDTIGLDANQRYLPVDDRLHVTDHVWAVGDLTGEGAFTHIAMYQAGIVIADILATARQAKAGADASGTSSVVGGAMGASSSLAASGSSGSAGTVPRADYRALPRVTFTDPEIGAVGLTEQQARERGINVQVGFTKLGSSTRGWIHRVGDDGFIKLVADADQGVLIGATSVGPAGGEVLSALVVAVHAAVPLSQLRHMIYAYPTFHRAIESALGDLS, encoded by the coding sequence GTGGCGGAGCCGGAGCTGGTGGACGTGGTAGTTGTCGGGCTCGGAGTCGGCGGCGAGGAGGTGGCCGAACGGCTCGCCGAGGCCGGCCTGAGCGTCGTCGGCGTCGAACGGGATCTCGTCGGCGGGGAATGCCCGTACTGGGGCTGCATCCCGAGCAAGATGATGATCAGAGCGGCCAACGCGCTCGCCGAGGCTCGCCGGGTCGACGGGCTCGCCGGGACGGCGCAGGTCCAGCCGGACTGGGCGCCGGTGGCGAAGCGGATCCGCGAGGAAGCCACCGACACCTGGGACGACACTGTCGCGGCGGAGCGGTTCATCGGCAAGGGCGGCCGGCTCGTGCGGGGCAGCGGCCGGCTCGACGGCCCGCGCCGGGTCCGCGTCGGTGACCAGGTGTTCGAGGCCCGACACGGGGTGGTGCTGGGCACCGGCACCCGTCCGTCGGTGCCGCCGATCGACGGCCTGGCCGACACGCCGTACTGGACGAACCACCAGGCGATCGAGGTCGAGGAGCTGCCGGAGTCGCTGCTCGTGCTGGGCGGCGGCGCGATCGGCCTGGAGTTGGCGCAGGTCTTCGCCCGCTTCGGGGTCCGGGTCACAGTGGTCGAGGCGCTCGACCGGGTGCTGGCCATCGAGGAACCCGAGGCTTCCGAGGTCGCCGCCGCGGCGCTGCGCGCCGACGGCGTGGAGATCCACACCGGGGTACGCGCCGAACGGGTCGAGCACGACGGCACCAGGTTCACGCTGCGCGGTGGCGGCGGCGCGGAGTTCACCGCCGAACGGCTGCTGGTGGTGACCGGACGCAAGGCCCACCTCACCGAGCTGGGTCTCGACACGATCGGCCTGGACGCCAACCAGCGTTACCTCCCGGTCGACGACCGGCTGCACGTCACCGACCACGTCTGGGCGGTCGGCGACCTGACCGGCGAGGGCGCCTTCACCCACATCGCCATGTACCAGGCGGGGATCGTGATCGCCGACATCCTGGCCACTGCCCGGCAGGCGAAGGCCGGGGCGGACGCCAGCGGCACGTCCAGCGTGGTCGGCGGAGCGATGGGCGCGTCCAGCTCGCTGGCCGCCAGCGGATCGAGCGGATCGGCCGGCACCGTCCCGCGAGCCGACTACCGCGCGCTGCCTCGGGTGACCTTCACCGACCCCGAGATCGGCGCGGTCGGGCTCACCGAGCAGCAGGCTCGCGAGCGTGGCATCAACGTGCAGGTGGGTTTCACCAAACTCGGCAGCTCGACCCGAGGCTGGATCCACCGGGTTGGCGACGACGGTTTCATCAAGCTCGTCGCGGACGCCGACCAGGGCGTGCTGATCGGCGCGACGTCGGTCGGCCCGGCCGGCGGCGAGGTGCTGTCCGCACTGGTGGTGGCGGTGCACGCGGCGGTGCCGCTGAGTCAGCTCCGGCACATGATCTACGCGTACCCCACCTTCCACCGGGCCATCGAAAGCGCTTTGGGCGACCTGTCCTGA
- a CDS encoding serine hydrolase domain-containing protein, translated as MHARFAPVRDCFHDLLASGRETGAGLTIWYDGQPVVDLVGGSRSGHGPGGEPWLPDTLVNVYSVGKPVAALCLLLLVDRGTVDLDAAVDRYWPEFRTPATVRQALSHTAGLPAFPVPRPATAIADWALLTGDLAAADPEWSPGSVAGEHAWTYGHLVGELVRRVDGRSVGRFLAEEIADRWQLDLGFGLTEADQRRCADLRYGDPQWPSRALGEAGSLRARAMGNPAGGLDLTVLNSPMWRGAEVPAVNLHATAPSLARLYAGLLAGGVLDGVRLFSPELVAEATGVQYDGPDLVLDRDAHWTLGMQWEPDGSWGMGGIGGSSAWADPERGYTFTYATAHLAEHDRVDDLVEALHSCL; from the coding sequence ATGCACGCACGCTTCGCTCCGGTCCGGGACTGCTTCCACGACCTGCTCGCCTCCGGCCGGGAAACCGGGGCCGGCCTGACCATCTGGTACGACGGGCAGCCGGTCGTGGACCTGGTCGGCGGCTCCCGCAGCGGCCACGGGCCGGGCGGCGAGCCCTGGCTGCCGGACACGCTCGTGAACGTCTACTCGGTCGGCAAACCGGTGGCCGCGCTCTGCCTGTTGCTGCTCGTCGACCGGGGAACCGTCGATCTCGACGCGGCCGTGGACAGGTACTGGCCGGAGTTCCGCACCCCCGCCACCGTGCGGCAGGCGTTGTCACACACCGCCGGGCTGCCTGCCTTTCCGGTGCCGCGACCGGCCACCGCGATCGCCGACTGGGCGCTGCTCACCGGCGACCTGGCTGCCGCCGACCCCGAGTGGTCGCCCGGCTCGGTCGCCGGGGAACACGCCTGGACGTACGGGCACCTGGTGGGCGAGCTGGTCCGCCGAGTCGACGGACGGTCGGTGGGCCGGTTCCTGGCCGAGGAGATCGCCGACCGGTGGCAGCTCGACCTCGGCTTCGGGCTGACCGAGGCGGACCAGCGGCGCTGCGCGGACCTGCGGTACGGCGACCCGCAGTGGCCGAGCCGGGCGCTCGGTGAGGCGGGCTCGCTGCGGGCGCGGGCGATGGGCAACCCGGCCGGTGGGCTGGACCTGACCGTGTTGAACAGCCCGATGTGGCGGGGCGCCGAGGTGCCCGCGGTCAACCTGCACGCCACCGCGCCCAGCCTGGCCCGGCTCTACGCCGGTCTGCTGGCCGGTGGTGTCCTGGACGGGGTTCGGCTTTTCAGCCCAGAGCTGGTGGCGGAGGCGACAGGGGTCCAGTACGACGGGCCGGACCTGGTGTTGGACCGCGACGCCCACTGGACGCTGGGCATGCAGTGGGAGCCGGACGGCAGTTGGGGCATGGGTGGCATCGGCGGCAGCAGCGCGTGGGCCGACCCCGAGCGCGGTTACACCTTCACGTACGCCACGGCGCACCTCGCCGAGCACGACCGGGTGGACGATCTGGTCGAGGCGCTGCACTCCTGCCTCTGA
- a CDS encoding cryptochrome/photolyase family protein: MTASTAIVLLTRDLRVHDHPALATTCAAFDQVVPLYVLDPALADLSANRTRFLHQALADLRDQLRDSGGDLVVRQGDPVAETIRLAAEVGATAVALSADVSHHASRRERRLRAECERHRLHLRLFPGLTVVEPGALRPGGGGDHYRVFSPYHRAWAANRWREELAAPRRIALPDGVRVGRLPALPAGDSPDAAVGGERVARQRLTDWLPELDRYGDQHDDMAGDDTSRLSPYLRFGCVSPLAVANRAGDRSGPFVRQLCWRDFYYQVTAAFPEISTSPYRRGATEQWRYDDDALAAWTEGRTGMPIVDAGMRQMRTQGWMHNRARLITAGYLTKHLGQDWRPGVKVFFRWLLDGDVANNSGNWQWVAGTGNDTKPYRGFNPVRQAERYDPDGDYVRRWVPELAGVQGKAVHQPWRLPEALRQTLDYPPPLSVPGTDPVWLR, from the coding sequence GTGACCGCGAGCACGGCGATCGTGCTCCTCACCCGCGACCTGCGGGTGCACGACCACCCGGCGCTGGCCACCACCTGTGCGGCCTTCGACCAGGTGGTGCCGCTGTACGTGCTCGACCCGGCGCTGGCCGACCTCTCCGCCAACCGCACCCGCTTCCTGCACCAGGCCCTCGCCGACCTGCGCGACCAACTCCGCGACAGTGGTGGCGACCTGGTGGTCCGGCAGGGCGACCCGGTGGCCGAGACGATCCGGCTGGCTGCCGAGGTCGGGGCCACCGCAGTCGCGCTCTCGGCCGACGTCAGCCACCACGCCAGCCGCCGGGAGCGGCGACTACGCGCCGAGTGCGAGCGGCACAGGCTGCACCTGCGACTGTTCCCCGGGTTGACAGTGGTCGAGCCGGGTGCGCTGCGGCCCGGCGGCGGCGGTGACCACTACCGGGTGTTCAGCCCGTACCACCGGGCCTGGGCGGCCAACAGGTGGCGCGAGGAGTTGGCCGCGCCGCGCCGGATCGCGCTGCCCGACGGGGTACGCGTGGGCCGGCTGCCGGCGTTGCCGGCCGGCGACTCGCCGGACGCGGCCGTCGGCGGCGAGCGGGTCGCCCGGCAGCGGCTCACCGACTGGCTGCCCGAGCTGGACCGGTACGGCGATCAGCACGACGACATGGCCGGCGACGACACGTCCCGGCTCAGCCCGTACCTGCGCTTCGGCTGCGTGTCGCCGCTGGCGGTGGCGAACAGGGCCGGCGACCGGTCCGGCCCGTTCGTCAGGCAGCTCTGCTGGCGGGACTTCTACTACCAGGTCACCGCCGCCTTCCCGGAGATCTCGACGTCGCCGTACCGGCGGGGCGCCACCGAACAATGGCGCTACGACGACGACGCGTTGGCGGCCTGGACCGAGGGACGCACCGGGATGCCGATCGTCGACGCCGGGATGCGGCAGATGCGTACGCAGGGCTGGATGCACAACCGGGCCCGGCTGATCACCGCCGGCTACCTGACCAAGCACCTCGGGCAGGACTGGCGGCCCGGGGTGAAGGTGTTCTTCCGTTGGCTGCTCGACGGGGACGTGGCCAACAACTCCGGCAACTGGCAGTGGGTCGCCGGCACCGGCAACGACACCAAGCCGTACCGGGGGTTCAACCCCGTCCGGCAGGCCGAACGGTACGACCCGGACGGCGACTACGTGCGCCGGTGGGTGCCGGAGCTGGCGGGGGTGCAGGGCAAGGCGGTGCACCAACCATGGCGGCTGCCGGAGGCCCTGCGCCAGACGCTCGACTACCCGCCGCCGCTCTCGGTGCCGGGCACCGACCCCGTCTGGCTGCGCTGA
- a CDS encoding phytoene/squalene synthase family protein, with protein METDLTAAYGRCRELHKRHGRTYYLATRLLPAWKRRHVHALYGFTRYADEIVDRTEDLPPAERAALLDHWAGQFVAGLHGAPVDDPLLPAVLHTIAVFDLDRDDFASFLKSMAMDLTVTAYPTYDHLLDYMEGSAAVIGTMMLPILGSSDPAAAREPARQLGFAFQLTNFIRDVAEDLDRGRTYLPDEDLAKFGVTREELADARARGHATPRIRELIEYEVTRAQAHYAAAAPGITMLAPASQACMRTAYALYGGILDEVAAQGYDVFVRRALVPQRRRMAVAARALLSSTGTPVVIPGPTIHPASR; from the coding sequence GTGGAAACTGATCTCACCGCTGCCTATGGCCGGTGCCGTGAGCTGCACAAACGCCATGGCCGCACCTACTATCTCGCCACCCGACTGCTCCCCGCATGGAAACGACGACATGTGCACGCCCTCTACGGGTTCACCAGGTACGCGGACGAGATCGTCGACCGCACCGAGGACCTGCCGCCGGCCGAGCGGGCCGCCCTTCTGGACCACTGGGCCGGCCAGTTCGTGGCCGGTCTGCACGGGGCGCCGGTCGACGACCCGCTGTTACCGGCCGTCCTGCACACGATCGCGGTCTTCGATCTCGACCGGGACGACTTTGCGTCGTTTCTGAAGAGCATGGCGATGGACCTCACCGTCACCGCGTACCCGACCTACGACCACCTGCTCGACTACATGGAGGGCTCGGCGGCGGTCATCGGCACGATGATGCTGCCGATCCTGGGCAGCTCCGACCCGGCGGCGGCCCGGGAGCCGGCCCGGCAGCTCGGCTTCGCCTTCCAACTCACCAACTTCATCCGGGACGTCGCCGAGGACCTCGACCGGGGCCGCACCTACCTGCCGGACGAGGACCTGGCGAAGTTCGGGGTCACCCGCGAGGAGTTGGCCGACGCCCGCGCCCGGGGCCACGCCACCCCCCGGATCCGCGAGCTGATCGAGTACGAGGTGACCCGCGCCCAGGCGCACTACGCCGCCGCCGCACCGGGGATCACCATGCTTGCGCCCGCCTCACAGGCATGCATGCGCACCGCGTACGCGCTCTACGGCGGCATCCTCGACGAGGTGGCCGCGCAGGGTTACGACGTCTTCGTCCGGCGGGCCCTGGTGCCGCAGCGGCGACGGATGGCGGTGGCCGCGCGGGCCCTGCTCAGCTCGACAGGTACGCCTGTCGTCATCCCCGGGCCGACGATCCACCCGGCGAGCCGGTGA
- a CDS encoding polyprenyl synthetase family protein: MANDAVAGNVTRVAPAGPGDGDDPVRAVLAAYTHDLVTAVDETLSTFLAAEVDTLNDIDASMGSFAATAREAVLTGGKRIRSTFAYWGWRGSVGGTAALAPVLPALAALELLHTFALVHDDVMDASTTRRGRPTTHVALAEQHVTAGHRGDPGRFGEAVAVLVGDLCMVWADQLLAHASVPSTRLLEVRRCYDQMRVETVAGQYLDVLGENDPVSWSVDRALRVARYKTASYTVQRPLLFGACLAGVPADDPLVSAYTRYGLAVGEAFQLRDDLLGVYGDPAATGKPAGDDLRTGKPTTLLMLARELATPAQLTALERAADGPVETLAGLVAETGAVTRVEQMIAERVGDALAALDAAPVDQTARTALTGLATAAANRRA; this comes from the coding sequence ATGGCCAACGACGCAGTTGCGGGCAATGTGACCCGTGTGGCGCCGGCAGGGCCGGGAGACGGGGACGATCCGGTCCGCGCCGTTCTGGCCGCGTACACCCACGATCTGGTCACGGCGGTCGACGAGACCCTGAGCACCTTCCTCGCCGCCGAGGTCGACACCCTCAACGACATCGACGCATCGATGGGCAGCTTCGCCGCCACCGCACGGGAGGCCGTCCTGACCGGCGGCAAACGGATCCGGTCCACGTTCGCCTACTGGGGTTGGCGCGGGTCGGTCGGCGGCACCGCGGCCCTGGCGCCCGTCCTGCCCGCGCTGGCCGCGCTGGAGCTGCTGCACACCTTCGCGCTGGTGCACGACGACGTGATGGACGCGTCCACCACCCGCCGCGGCCGACCCACCACGCACGTCGCGCTCGCTGAACAGCACGTCACCGCCGGCCACCGAGGTGATCCCGGCCGGTTCGGTGAGGCCGTCGCCGTACTCGTCGGCGACCTCTGCATGGTCTGGGCCGACCAGTTGCTGGCCCACGCCTCGGTGCCATCGACTCGACTCCTCGAGGTGCGCCGCTGCTACGACCAGATGCGGGTGGAGACTGTCGCCGGGCAATATCTCGACGTGCTCGGCGAGAACGACCCGGTCAGCTGGTCGGTCGACCGGGCGCTGCGGGTGGCCCGCTACAAGACCGCCAGCTACACCGTCCAGCGACCACTGCTCTTCGGTGCCTGCCTGGCCGGGGTGCCCGCCGACGATCCGCTGGTCTCCGCGTACACCCGCTATGGCCTGGCTGTCGGCGAAGCGTTCCAGCTCCGCGACGACCTGCTCGGCGTCTACGGCGACCCGGCGGCCACCGGCAAGCCAGCCGGTGACGACCTCCGCACCGGCAAGCCGACCACGCTGCTCATGCTGGCCCGTGAGCTGGCCACACCGGCCCAGCTCACGGCGTTGGAGCGGGCCGCCGACGGACCTGTCGAGACGCTCGCCGGGCTGGTCGCCGAGACCGGCGCGGTGACCCGGGTGGAGCAGATGATCGCCGAGCGGGTGGGCGACGCGCTGGCCGCGCTCGACGCCGCACCCGTGGACCAGACGGCGCGTACCGCGCTGACCGGGCTGGCCACCGCCGCTGCCAACCGGCGGGCCTGA
- the crtI gene encoding phytoene desaturase family protein: MRTVTGRTDRVVVVGAGLGGLACALHLAGSGRQVTVLEREPVPGGRAGRLGVDGYEFDTGPTVLTMPDLIAEALGAVGEELHDWLDLTPLDPAYRAYYPDGSTLDVLTDTTRMAAEISRVCGPREADGYLRFVEYARELWRLERTDFIERNLDAPTDLLTGNLLKLLSGGAFRRLQTKINQFFRDPRTQRIFSFQAMYAGLAPHDALAIYAVIAYLDSVAGVYFPRGGIHAVSKAMAGAAEKHGVQIRYDTTVTRVETANGRATGVLTADGDLVPADVVVLNPDLPVAYRDLLPAAPQRQLTYSPSCVVLHVGSRQGYAKIAHHNIHFGRAWKGTFDEVIRRGELMTDPSLLVTNPSRTDPAVAPPDRHTYYVLAPVPNLHRAPFEWRGDLTQRYTDQLIGTLEERGYVGFGAGVEVLQAITPAEWEEQGMAAGTPFAAAHTLFQTGPFRPSNLHRALSNVVFVGSGTQPGVGVPMVLISGKLAAGRITGEGR, encoded by the coding sequence GTGCGGACGGTGACAGGACGGACGGACCGGGTGGTGGTCGTCGGCGCCGGGCTGGGCGGGCTCGCCTGCGCGCTGCACCTGGCCGGCAGCGGTCGACAGGTGACAGTGCTGGAGCGCGAGCCGGTGCCCGGCGGGCGGGCCGGACGACTCGGCGTGGACGGCTACGAGTTCGACACCGGGCCGACAGTGCTCACCATGCCCGACCTGATCGCCGAGGCGCTCGGCGCGGTCGGCGAGGAGCTGCACGACTGGCTGGACCTGACGCCGCTCGACCCCGCCTACCGGGCGTACTACCCGGACGGCTCGACCCTCGACGTGCTCACCGACACCACCCGGATGGCGGCCGAGATCTCCCGGGTCTGCGGGCCCCGTGAGGCCGACGGCTACCTGCGTTTCGTCGAGTACGCGCGGGAGCTGTGGCGGTTGGAGCGCACCGACTTCATCGAGCGCAACCTGGACGCGCCGACCGATCTGCTCACCGGCAACCTGCTCAAGCTGCTCAGCGGCGGGGCCTTCCGGCGACTCCAGACGAAGATCAACCAGTTCTTCCGGGACCCGCGTACCCAGCGGATCTTCTCCTTCCAGGCGATGTACGCCGGCCTCGCGCCGCACGACGCGCTGGCTATCTACGCGGTCATCGCGTACCTCGACTCGGTGGCCGGGGTCTACTTCCCGCGCGGCGGCATCCACGCGGTCTCCAAGGCGATGGCCGGCGCGGCCGAGAAGCACGGCGTGCAGATCCGGTACGACACCACTGTGACCCGGGTCGAGACCGCGAACGGCCGCGCCACCGGCGTGCTCACCGCCGACGGCGACCTGGTGCCGGCGGACGTGGTGGTGCTCAACCCCGACCTGCCGGTCGCCTACCGGGACCTGCTCCCCGCCGCCCCGCAGCGCCAACTCACCTACTCGCCGTCCTGTGTCGTTCTGCACGTCGGCTCCCGCCAGGGCTATGCGAAGATCGCCCATCACAACATCCATTTCGGACGCGCGTGGAAGGGCACCTTCGATGAGGTCATCCGACGGGGTGAGCTGATGACCGATCCGTCGCTCCTGGTGACCAACCCGAGCCGGACCGATCCCGCGGTGGCCCCGCCGGACCGGCACACCTACTACGTGCTCGCCCCGGTGCCCAACCTGCACCGGGCGCCGTTCGAGTGGCGCGGCGACCTGACCCAGCGCTACACCGACCAGCTGATCGGCACCCTGGAGGAACGCGGCTACGTCGGCTTCGGCGCCGGGGTCGAGGTGCTCCAGGCGATCACCCCCGCCGAGTGGGAGGAGCAGGGGATGGCCGCCGGCACCCCGTTCGCCGCCGCACACACCCTCTTCCAGACCGGCCCGTTCCGCCCGTCCAACCTGCACCGCGCCCTGTCGAACGTGGTGTTCGTCGGCTCCGGCACCCAACCCGGCGTCGGCGTACCGATGGTGCTCATCTCCGGCAAGCTCGCCGCCGGCCGGATCACCGGAGAAGGCCGATGA
- the idi gene encoding isopentenyl-diphosphate Delta-isomerase has product MSSREKHLVELVDETGKAHGETTVAAAHQPPGQLHRAFSVLLVDPDGQVLLQRRAAVKTRFPLRWANSCCGHPQPGESLAEAANRRLSEELGAGPVELTEVGIYVYYAEDPATGRVEFEYDHVLRGEFLPSAPLLPDPDEVAELRWADPSALETELKIDPRSYAPWLGGVVNRLLRPSGSRSGATDSAMTPPGSSADDTAERSGGR; this is encoded by the coding sequence ATGAGCAGCCGTGAGAAGCACCTCGTCGAACTCGTCGACGAGACCGGCAAGGCCCACGGCGAGACGACGGTCGCGGCCGCCCACCAACCCCCGGGGCAGCTGCACCGGGCCTTCTCGGTGTTGCTGGTGGACCCGGACGGCCAGGTGCTGCTCCAGCGCCGAGCCGCCGTCAAGACCCGGTTCCCGCTGCGCTGGGCCAACTCCTGCTGCGGCCACCCCCAGCCCGGGGAGTCGCTCGCCGAGGCCGCCAACCGGCGGCTGAGCGAGGAGTTGGGCGCGGGTCCGGTCGAGCTGACCGAGGTCGGCATCTACGTCTACTACGCCGAGGACCCGGCGACCGGCCGGGTCGAGTTCGAGTACGACCACGTGCTGCGAGGCGAGTTCCTGCCCAGCGCTCCGCTACTGCCGGACCCGGACGAGGTGGCCGAGCTGCGGTGGGCCGATCCCAGCGCGTTGGAGACCGAGTTGAAGATCGACCCCCGGTCGTACGCGCCCTGGCTGGGCGGGGTGGTGAACCGGCTGCTACGCCCCTCGGGGTCCCGGTCGGGCGCAACCGACTCGGCCATGACCCCGCCCGGATCGTCGGCGGATGACACGGCGGAGCGGTCGGGTGGTCGATGA